One genomic window of Gemmatimonadales bacterium includes the following:
- a CDS encoding 3'-5' exonuclease, whose translation MTGLAPHPAATLAARVLDRLAEGPETSAVLCAAVFGLADAPSSVAERLAVALLGADPRIHRLADGRWALVAEVQGSPLLEECAFAVVDVETTGMRASGGDRVTEIAVAVLHGRRREVVFESLVNPERRIPSVVASITGITDAMVRGAPTFAELADQVLAALGGRVFVAHNARFDWGFVGAELRRARDLALDGPRLCTVRLARKLVRGVGSCGLDSLTHHFGFANAARHRAAGDAMVTAQLLARLLELAREAGARTLQDLAALEARSSRAPRRRRAAMPTEPRGDSCLEGRA comes from the coding sequence ATGACAGGCCTGGCACCGCATCCGGCCGCCACCTTGGCCGCGCGGGTGTTGGATCGGCTCGCCGAAGGTCCTGAGACGTCGGCGGTGCTCTGCGCGGCGGTATTCGGTCTCGCGGACGCGCCGAGCTCCGTGGCCGAGCGGCTCGCGGTGGCGCTCCTCGGCGCGGATCCGCGCATCCACCGGCTTGCCGACGGGCGCTGGGCGCTCGTGGCGGAGGTGCAGGGCTCGCCACTGCTGGAGGAGTGCGCCTTCGCGGTCGTGGACGTAGAGACGACCGGCATGCGCGCGTCGGGGGGCGACCGGGTGACCGAGATCGCCGTCGCCGTGCTGCACGGCAGGCGGCGCGAGGTCGTCTTCGAGTCGCTGGTGAATCCGGAGCGGCGGATCCCGTCGGTGGTGGCGTCGATCACGGGCATCACCGACGCGATGGTGCGCGGCGCGCCGACCTTCGCCGAGCTTGCGGATCAGGTGCTCGCGGCGCTCGGCGGGCGCGTGTTCGTCGCGCACAACGCTCGGTTCGACTGGGGCTTTGTGGGCGCCGAGCTGCGCCGGGCGCGGGATCTCGCGCTCGACGGGCCGCGGCTCTGCACCGTCCGGCTCGCGCGAAAGCTCGTCCGCGGCGTGGGTTCCTGCGGGCTCGACAGCCTCACGCACCATTTCGGATTCGCGAATGCCGCCCGCCATCGGGCCGCGGGCGATGCCATGGTCACCGCCCAGCTGCTGGCGCGGCTGCTGGAGCTCGCGCGCGAGGCGGGGGCGCGGACGCTGCAGGACCTGGCGGCGCTCGAGGCGCGCTCGAGCCGCGCCCCGCGCCGCCGCCGCGCGGCCATGCCCACCGAGCCGCGCGGGGATTCCTGCCTGGAAGGCCGCGCGTGA
- a CDS encoding cell division protein ZapA, with the protein MTGAKNAVKVTIGGEEFTVRSELPPEYTREVAAYLDAALKRVRDMLPSVETHKAAILAALAITDELFQARRGDRDIAQRISGIADDLVRLLPPAKRGSRASGSVAAAE; encoded by the coding sequence GTGACCGGAGCCAAGAACGCGGTCAAGGTGACGATCGGCGGCGAGGAATTCACCGTACGCTCCGAACTGCCGCCCGAGTACACCAGGGAGGTCGCGGCCTATCTCGACGCGGCGCTCAAGCGGGTGCGGGACATGCTGCCGAGCGTCGAGACCCACAAGGCCGCCATCCTCGCCGCGCTCGCCATCACCGACGAACTGTTCCAGGCGCGCCGGGGCGACCGGGACATCGCGCAGCGGATCTCCGGCATTGCCGATGACCTGGTGCGGCTGCTCCCGCCGGCCAAACGAGGGAGCCGCGCCAGCGGCTCGGTGGCGGCGGCCGAGTGA
- the rny gene encoding ribonuclease Y has translation MNPLLLGAIGLVVGLAVAAALGAAHVNRRRREAAAIVAAAEANAARLRGDAERDAERQAEAARQSGIMAGKMDALKVREELDREVARRREEWERAERRVEDRGRALERKLEEVAGQERGLRVQEQALAAREHELRGREAESERLVQEQRTRLERIAGLTADDARREIMQRVEDEARAGAAALVRDIKEQARRTAERDAKRIIAMSIQRIAAEHTAESTVAAVALPSDEMKGRIIGREGRNIRAFETATGVDVIIDDTPDTVIVSCFDPIRREVARRALEALITDGRIHPGRIEEIVARCRRELEVQLVELGEQAAYDTGIHGLHPELIVMIGRMRYRTSYGQNILDHSKEVAWLAGMMAAELHADVALAKRGGLLHDVGKVLTHDSEGTHVELGVEIARKYGESAAVINCIEAHHDDVPHESTESVLVQAADAISGSRPGARREAFESYVKRLTRLEEIANGFPGVEKSNVIQAGREVRVVVTPDRVDDAAAAQLSDAIARRIENELQYPGQIRVVVIRETRAVDFAR, from the coding sequence GTGAACCCGCTGCTGCTCGGCGCGATTGGCCTTGTCGTGGGGCTCGCGGTCGCGGCCGCGCTCGGCGCCGCGCACGTGAATCGGCGGCGGCGCGAAGCGGCCGCGATCGTCGCGGCGGCGGAGGCCAACGCGGCGCGGCTCCGCGGCGACGCGGAGCGCGACGCCGAGCGCCAGGCGGAAGCGGCGCGGCAGTCCGGCATCATGGCGGGCAAGATGGACGCGCTCAAGGTGCGCGAAGAGCTTGACCGCGAAGTGGCGCGGCGTCGCGAGGAATGGGAGCGGGCCGAGCGTCGGGTGGAAGACCGCGGCCGCGCGCTCGAGCGGAAGCTGGAGGAGGTGGCGGGCCAGGAGCGCGGGCTCCGGGTCCAGGAGCAGGCGCTCGCCGCGCGGGAGCACGAGCTGCGCGGGCGCGAGGCCGAGAGCGAGCGGCTGGTTCAGGAGCAGCGCACCCGGCTCGAGCGGATTGCGGGGCTCACGGCCGACGATGCGCGGCGCGAGATCATGCAGCGGGTGGAAGACGAGGCCCGGGCCGGCGCCGCGGCGCTGGTGCGCGACATCAAGGAGCAGGCCCGCCGTACGGCGGAGCGCGACGCGAAGCGGATCATCGCCATGTCGATCCAGCGGATTGCCGCCGAGCACACGGCGGAGAGCACCGTGGCGGCCGTGGCGCTCCCGAGTGACGAGATGAAGGGCCGGATCATCGGACGCGAAGGCCGGAACATCCGCGCGTTCGAAACCGCGACCGGCGTCGACGTGATCATCGACGACACGCCGGACACCGTCATCGTTTCCTGCTTCGACCCGATCCGACGAGAGGTGGCGCGCCGCGCGCTCGAGGCGCTCATCACCGACGGCAGGATCCACCCGGGCCGGATCGAGGAGATCGTCGCCCGGTGCCGCCGCGAGCTGGAGGTGCAGCTCGTCGAGCTCGGCGAGCAGGCGGCGTACGACACCGGCATCCACGGCCTCCACCCCGAGCTCATCGTCATGATCGGCCGGATGCGTTACCGTACGTCGTACGGGCAGAACATCCTCGACCACTCGAAGGAAGTCGCATGGCTCGCCGGAATGATGGCGGCGGAGCTGCACGCCGACGTAGCGCTCGCCAAGCGCGGCGGCCTGCTGCACGACGTGGGCAAGGTGCTCACGCACGACAGCGAAGGCACCCACGTGGAGCTGGGCGTCGAGATCGCCCGCAAGTACGGTGAGAGCGCCGCCGTGATCAACTGCATCGAGGCCCACCACGACGACGTGCCGCACGAGAGCACGGAGTCGGTGCTGGTCCAGGCGGCAGACGCGATCAGCGGCTCGCGCCCGGGGGCACGGCGCGAGGCGTTCGAGAGCTACGTGAAGCGGCTCACTCGCCTCGAAGAAATCGCCAATGGATTTCCTGGCGTCGAGAAGAGCAACGTGATCCAGGCGGGGCGCGAGGTGCGCGTCGTCGTGACCCCCGACCGGGTGGACGATGCCGCGGCCGCGCAGCTCTCGGATGCCATTGCCCGCCGCATCGAGAATGAGTTGCAGTATCCGGGTCAGATCCGGGTCGTGGTGATCCGGGAAACCCGAGCCGTGGATTTTGCCCGATGA
- the rplT gene encoding 50S ribosomal protein L20, with translation MPRVKNGVAHHARKKKYMEAAKGARGARSKLYKSAKETVERGMRYAYRDRRKRKGEFRALWITRINAAARLHGLTYSRLMAGLRRAGVEINRKVLADLAVRDPEAFGRIAEIAKTQEHAGV, from the coding sequence ATGCCGCGTGTCAAGAACGGCGTCGCGCATCACGCGCGCAAGAAGAAGTACATGGAAGCCGCCAAGGGCGCCCGCGGCGCCCGGAGCAAGCTGTACAAGTCGGCCAAGGAGACGGTGGAGCGCGGCATGCGCTACGCCTACCGCGACCGGCGCAAGCGGAAGGGCGAGTTTCGCGCGCTCTGGATCACCCGCATCAACGCCGCCGCCCGCCTCCATGGCCTGACCTACAGCCGGCTCATGGCCGGCCTCCGGCGCGCGGGCGTCGAGATCAATCGGAAGGTGCTGGCCGACCTCGCGGTGCGCGACCCGGAGGCGTTCGGCCGGATCGCGGAGATCGCCAAGACGCAGGAACACGCGGGCGTCTAG
- a CDS encoding MBL fold metallo-hydrolase, whose protein sequence is MSLTHTFTVGELRCHTLEGGIQRLDGGAMFGVVPRPLWERRATPDARHRIQLALRCLLIEHPGGLVLVDTGIGDKDDEKFRGIYGIENRGVLGRTQLDDALAEVGHAADEVRWVLNTHLHFDHAGGDTVRSAAGMLDLAFPNATYVVQRGELAFARLANERNRASYLPDNFEPVDRAGRWQLVEGDAGFLPGISLRVTPGHVPFHQSVVVRSAGETAIFLGDVVPTTAHVPLAWIMGYDVEPLRTLESKRALYAEALAGDWLLVFEHDPRVATARLDPGARGLGLRDVTTVGDTAPVR, encoded by the coding sequence GTGAGCCTCACGCACACTTTCACCGTCGGCGAGCTGCGCTGCCACACGCTCGAAGGTGGCATCCAGCGCCTCGATGGCGGCGCGATGTTTGGGGTGGTGCCGCGCCCGCTGTGGGAGCGCCGGGCCACGCCGGACGCGCGCCATCGCATCCAGCTCGCGCTGCGCTGCCTGCTTATCGAGCATCCCGGCGGCCTCGTGCTGGTGGACACCGGTATCGGCGACAAGGACGACGAGAAGTTCCGCGGCATCTACGGGATCGAAAACCGCGGCGTTCTGGGGCGCACGCAACTCGACGATGCGCTGGCCGAGGTGGGACATGCGGCAGATGAGGTGCGCTGGGTGCTCAACACGCATCTGCACTTCGATCATGCGGGAGGCGATACCGTGCGGTCGGCTGCTGGCATGCTGGACCTGGCATTTCCGAACGCGACGTACGTCGTGCAGCGCGGCGAGCTGGCGTTCGCCCGGCTGGCCAACGAGCGCAACCGCGCGAGCTACCTGCCGGACAACTTCGAGCCGGTGGACCGGGCAGGACGCTGGCAACTGGTCGAGGGTGACGCCGGGTTTCTGCCCGGCATCTCGCTCAGAGTCACGCCGGGCCACGTGCCATTTCATCAGTCGGTCGTGGTGCGGAGTGCGGGCGAGACTGCAATTTTCCTGGGTGACGTCGTACCGACGACGGCGCACGTCCCGCTCGCCTGGATCATGGGGTACGACGTGGAGCCGCTCCGCACCCTCGAATCGAAGCGCGCGCTCTACGCAGAGGCGCTTGCGGGCGACTGGCTGCTCGTCTTCGAGCACGATCCGCGGGTTGCGACGGCGCGCCTCGACCCGGGGGCGCGGGGTCTCGGACTGCGTGACGTGACGACGGTCGGCGATACGGCCCCGGTCCGTTGA
- the rpmI gene encoding 50S ribosomal protein L35, protein MPKQKTKRAAMKRFTRTGSGKLLRGHANHTHILTKKSRKRKNKLKKEALVSSADFRRVNRLLQA, encoded by the coding sequence ATGCCAAAGCAAAAGACCAAACGTGCCGCCATGAAGCGGTTTACCAGGACAGGGTCAGGCAAGCTCCTGCGCGGGCATGCCAACCACACGCACATCCTGACCAAGAAGTCGCGGAAGCGGAAGAACAAGCTTAAGAAGGAAGCGCTGGTGAGCTCCGCGGACTTTCGCCGCGTCAACCGCCTCCTTCAGGCCTGA
- the pheS gene encoding phenylalanine--tRNA ligase subunit alpha gives MADQSRHPELDALVPRLERIAALDAAELEAEKISLLGRKAGAFNRLLQTLPSLPIEERKQYGAAVNRLKAEAEAAIAARSAALAAGAAPAAAADLTMPARHRWIGAEHPVTAVVDEILAIFRALGFAVVVGPEVETDWYNFGALNFPADHPAMDLHDTLYLDAPPVEESPAGGRLLLRTHTSPVQIRTMLASAPPIRVVMPGVVYRNDPFDPSHAPAFLQIEGLAVDDGISFVDLKATLAHFAQRFFSSSTAVRFRPSYFPFTEPSAEMDVECQLCHGAGCPTCKGTGWMEILGCGMVHPAVLRNAGLDAERYTGFAFGMGPQRIALLRYDVPDIRLLYEGDMRFLEQFVAAGTGQGGA, from the coding sequence ATGGCCGACCAGTCCCGACACCCCGAGCTCGACGCGCTCGTGCCCAGGCTCGAGCGGATCGCCGCCCTCGACGCCGCCGAGCTCGAGGCCGAGAAGATTTCGCTCCTCGGCCGGAAAGCGGGCGCGTTCAACCGGCTGCTCCAGACGCTGCCATCGCTCCCGATCGAGGAGCGGAAGCAGTACGGCGCTGCGGTGAATCGGCTCAAGGCGGAGGCCGAGGCCGCCATCGCGGCGCGGAGCGCAGCCCTGGCGGCCGGCGCCGCGCCCGCTGCCGCCGCCGACCTCACAATGCCCGCGCGCCATCGCTGGATCGGGGCCGAGCACCCCGTCACCGCCGTGGTGGACGAAATCCTCGCCATTTTCCGCGCGCTGGGTTTTGCCGTCGTCGTGGGGCCCGAAGTCGAGACCGACTGGTACAACTTCGGTGCGCTCAATTTCCCGGCAGACCATCCGGCGATGGACCTGCACGATACGCTCTATCTCGACGCGCCTCCGGTCGAAGAGTCGCCGGCGGGCGGTCGGCTGCTCCTTCGCACGCACACGTCGCCGGTCCAGATCCGGACGATGCTTGCGAGCGCGCCGCCCATCCGGGTGGTGATGCCCGGCGTCGTCTACCGCAACGATCCGTTCGATCCGTCGCACGCACCGGCGTTCCTCCAGATCGAGGGCCTCGCGGTGGACGACGGCATCTCGTTCGTGGATCTCAAGGCGACGCTGGCGCATTTCGCCCAGCGTTTCTTCTCGTCCTCGACCGCCGTGCGGTTCCGGCCCTCGTACTTCCCATTCACCGAGCCCTCGGCCGAGATGGATGTCGAGTGCCAGCTCTGCCATGGGGCGGGCTGCCCCACCTGCAAGGGCACGGGGTGGATGGAGATCCTCGGCTGCGGCATGGTGCATCCCGCGGTGCTGCGGAACGCGGGGCTCGACGCCGAGCGGTACACCGGCTTCGCCTTCGGCATGGGGCCGCAGCGGATCGCGCTGCTTCGGTACGACGTGCCCGACATCAGGCTGCTCTACGAGGGCGACATGCGGTTCCTCGAGCAGTTCGTGGCCGCGGGCACGGGGCAGGGCGGCGCGTGA
- the infC gene encoding translation initiation factor IF-3, which produces MRVIGSGGEQLGVMPVDEALAAAQERGLDLVEVAPMARPPVVKIMDYGKFKFEEAKAARAAKKKQHVIQLKEVKYRPGIDDHDFDFKTRHAREFLGDGNKVKVTMMFRGRQMAHTELGRAVLDRVAAELADVGKVESDAKLEGRNMTMVLAPK; this is translated from the coding sequence GTGCGGGTCATCGGGTCCGGGGGCGAGCAGTTGGGGGTGATGCCGGTGGACGAGGCCCTCGCGGCGGCGCAGGAGCGCGGCCTCGATCTCGTGGAAGTGGCGCCGATGGCTCGCCCTCCCGTGGTCAAGATCATGGACTACGGGAAATTCAAGTTCGAAGAGGCCAAGGCGGCGCGCGCGGCCAAGAAGAAGCAGCACGTCATCCAGCTCAAGGAAGTGAAATACCGCCCGGGCATCGACGACCACGACTTCGATTTCAAAACGCGCCATGCCCGCGAGTTCCTGGGCGACGGCAACAAGGTCAAGGTGACCATGATGTTTCGCGGCCGGCAGATGGCGCACACGGAGCTGGGCCGGGCGGTGCTGGACAGGGTGGCAGCGGAGTTGGCGGACGTGGGCAAGGTGGAGAGTGACGCCAAGCTCGAAGGGCGCAACATGACGATGGTTCTCGCGCCAAAGTAA
- the pheT gene encoding phenylalanine--tRNA ligase subunit beta yields the protein MNVSRRWLEEFLRRPLAAQDVASRLAMLGAPVDAIETLGGGLRDIRVALVEAVRPHPNADRLRLCVVNDGSPERRTVVCGAPNVTAGKKYPFAPVGATVPAGKGGAPMRLERARIRGELSEGMLCSARELGLGQDHDGLLELETAAAPGTALLEALPIGDDRLVVDVSPNRPDLLGHKGIARELAAAYGTPFRLPLVPGAETLDIPPARRVGAVGSLGAARNERGVSVSLEDLEGCRRFHAALIRGVRIAPSPSWLAQRLEAVGVRAINNVVDATNYVMLELGHPMHAYDAARVAGPALTVRRASPGEALVTLDGQRRALDAEMTIIADAAEPIGIAGVMGGAGTEVRAETTEVLLEAAWWTPARIRRTRGVLGLASEASYRFERGVDLWGGAEAMRRCIELVLATAGGTLADAPVDLWPEPSHPPRIFLRPARVAQVLGVELPWSAIERHLGAVGATALAKPEDGRLAVEVPGWRPDLREEIDLIEEIARLHGYDNFPVELRRFRVGSLADAPIERAASHVRRGLAAQGLLETMGLPMVPDRGPDAVRLRNPLSATDAHLRQALLPGLVRAVEANWACHARDVRLFEVGTVFRAAAGRPIESRHVAAIVTGARAPRHWTGTGRDDYDRWDLKGLFEAAAALANPVASIQVEGDSWVAVAGDGRVVGRAAALEADAPPWAAPVFGLEIELDPTARAPTRFRSLPSTPSSARDFALLLPDTVTAEAVRRVLEGVGNPLLAHVAVRDEYRPQGAAALRSVAFRLTFRAADRTLRDSEVDAAERQLLGVLEQRLGVRRRDAASMPSPGD from the coding sequence GTGAACGTGTCGCGGCGGTGGCTCGAGGAGTTCCTGCGGCGCCCGCTGGCGGCGCAGGACGTGGCGAGCCGGCTCGCCATGCTCGGCGCGCCGGTCGATGCCATCGAGACCCTCGGCGGCGGGCTGCGCGACATTCGCGTCGCGCTGGTCGAGGCGGTGCGCCCGCATCCGAACGCTGACCGGCTCCGGCTCTGCGTCGTGAACGACGGCTCGCCGGAGCGGCGCACCGTGGTGTGCGGCGCGCCGAACGTGACGGCGGGGAAAAAGTATCCGTTCGCGCCGGTGGGAGCGACGGTGCCGGCCGGCAAGGGTGGCGCCCCCATGCGGCTCGAGCGCGCCAGGATCCGCGGCGAGCTGTCCGAAGGGATGCTGTGCTCGGCGCGCGAGCTGGGTCTGGGTCAGGATCACGACGGTCTGCTGGAGCTGGAGACGGCGGCGGCGCCGGGAACGGCGCTCCTCGAGGCGCTTCCGATCGGCGACGATCGGCTGGTGGTGGACGTCTCCCCGAACCGCCCGGACCTGCTGGGCCACAAGGGCATCGCCCGCGAGTTGGCCGCCGCGTACGGTACGCCGTTCCGGCTGCCGCTCGTGCCCGGCGCCGAGACGCTCGACATTCCGCCCGCGCGCCGAGTCGGAGCCGTGGGTTCCCTGGGCGCCGCTCGGAATGAGCGCGGCGTGTCCGTGTCTCTCGAAGATCTCGAGGGCTGCCGGCGGTTCCACGCGGCACTCATCCGTGGCGTCCGCATCGCGCCGTCGCCCTCATGGCTCGCGCAGCGGCTGGAGGCGGTGGGCGTGCGCGCGATCAACAACGTGGTCGACGCCACCAACTACGTCATGCTCGAGCTGGGCCATCCGATGCACGCGTACGATGCGGCGCGCGTCGCCGGGCCCGCACTCACCGTGCGGCGCGCGTCGCCCGGCGAGGCGCTGGTGACGCTGGATGGCCAGCGCCGCGCGCTCGACGCCGAGATGACGATCATCGCCGACGCCGCGGAGCCGATCGGTATCGCGGGGGTGATGGGTGGCGCCGGGACGGAGGTGCGGGCGGAAACCACCGAGGTGCTGCTGGAGGCGGCGTGGTGGACGCCCGCGCGCATTCGCCGCACCCGTGGGGTGCTTGGCCTCGCCAGCGAGGCGAGCTACCGCTTCGAGCGGGGGGTCGATCTCTGGGGCGGCGCCGAAGCGATGCGCCGCTGCATCGAGCTGGTGCTCGCAACGGCGGGCGGCACCCTGGCCGACGCGCCCGTGGACCTCTGGCCGGAACCGTCTCATCCGCCGCGCATCTTTCTCCGCCCCGCGCGCGTGGCGCAGGTGCTGGGCGTCGAGCTTCCCTGGAGCGCGATCGAGCGCCATCTCGGCGCCGTCGGCGCCACGGCGCTTGCCAAGCCGGAGGACGGCCGCCTCGCCGTCGAGGTGCCCGGGTGGCGCCCGGATCTGCGCGAGGAGATCGACCTCATCGAGGAGATCGCCCGCCTCCACGGGTACGACAACTTCCCCGTCGAGCTGCGGCGCTTCCGCGTGGGCTCGCTGGCCGACGCACCGATCGAGCGGGCCGCCTCGCACGTGCGCCGCGGGCTCGCCGCCCAGGGGCTGCTCGAAACCATGGGTCTGCCCATGGTGCCCGACAGGGGCCCGGACGCTGTGCGGCTCCGCAATCCGCTTTCCGCCACGGACGCGCACCTGCGCCAGGCGCTGCTGCCCGGGCTCGTGCGCGCCGTGGAAGCCAACTGGGCTTGCCACGCCCGCGACGTCCGCCTCTTCGAGGTGGGCACCGTGTTCCGCGCTGCCGCGGGGCGTCCGATCGAGTCGCGGCACGTCGCGGCTATCGTGACCGGCGCGCGAGCGCCGAGGCACTGGACCGGCACGGGACGCGACGACTACGACCGCTGGGATCTCAAAGGTCTCTTCGAGGCCGCAGCCGCTCTGGCAAATCCCGTGGCCTCGATACAAGTTGAGGGCGACTCATGGGTTGCGGTGGCCGGTGATGGTCGGGTCGTGGGGCGCGCCGCGGCGCTCGAGGCGGATGCGCCGCCGTGGGCAGCACCGGTCTTCGGGCTCGAGATCGAGCTCGACCCGACGGCTCGCGCGCCGACCCGTTTCCGCAGCCTGCCGTCCACCCCGTCGTCCGCGCGCGATTTCGCGCTGTTGCTTCCCGACACCGTCACGGCCGAGGCGGTGCGCCGCGTCCTCGAGGGCGTGGGCAATCCGCTGCTGGCGCACGTGGCGGTGCGCGACGAGTACCGGCCGCAGGGGGCAGCCGCGTTGCGCAGCGTGGCGTTCCGGTTGACCTTCCGCGCGGCTGACCGCACGCTGCGCGACAGCGAGGTGGATGCGGCCGAGCGGCAGTTGCTTGGCGTCCTCGAGCAGCGGCTCGGCGTGCGGCGGCGCGATGCGGCCTCGATGCCCTCCCCGGGAGACTGA